A stretch of Sphingomicrobium flavum DNA encodes these proteins:
- the sppA gene encoding signal peptide peptidase SppA produces the protein MGFARALWKLLVGIKDFLVLIFMIMFFGLIYAALQGTPDPVVDGVLWVDLDGVVVEEPSAPDPFMVATGFSGATGEYRLRDLVAALEAAKDDDRIKAVALDLDGFLGGGQVALGDLGDAIEEVRKSDKQVIAYATAYSDDAYQLAAHASEIWLNPMGAVAFAGPGGNNLYYAEFFDKIGVTANVYRAGTYKSAVEPYTRSDMSPEARENRQQLADTLLSIWREDVEAARPKAQLDLALNRPLDMIAGGEGDLSRAALKAGLVDQLASRADYEARLTEIAGDDGNGGFKHSLIEDYAALEIDAPTGTIGVVTVAGTIVDGTAGPGTAAGSSLAEAIEQAAANNELDALIVRIDSPGGSALASERIRQAILKVKAEGVPVVASFANVAASGGYWVATAADRIVAEPDTITGSIGVFAFFPSFEGTLDQLGIGADGVTTTPLSGEPDILGGVSETADAFLQAGVLDTYQRFLTISAEARGKTVEEIDAIGGGRVWDGGAARQVGLVDRFGGMDEAIELARELAENEDADIFYIERESPWGDSLLGLFASDARSDAPVDIYTHLARTPQSLVEQAIVDVEEMMAGPTIQARCLECGPSVTVPKRESKSWWARLLRL, from the coding sequence ATGGGTTTCGCGCGCGCGCTTTGGAAATTGCTGGTCGGCATCAAGGACTTTCTCGTCCTCATCTTCATGATCATGTTTTTTGGGCTGATCTATGCCGCGTTGCAGGGCACGCCCGATCCGGTCGTCGATGGTGTACTGTGGGTCGATCTGGACGGCGTGGTCGTCGAGGAACCTTCCGCGCCCGATCCCTTCATGGTCGCTACCGGCTTTTCGGGCGCCACCGGCGAATATCGTCTGCGCGACCTCGTGGCAGCACTCGAAGCCGCCAAGGATGACGATCGCATCAAGGCGGTGGCCTTGGATCTCGACGGTTTCCTAGGCGGTGGACAGGTGGCGCTGGGCGACCTTGGCGATGCCATCGAGGAGGTTCGCAAGTCCGACAAGCAGGTCATCGCTTATGCCACCGCCTATTCGGACGATGCCTATCAGCTTGCCGCCCATGCCTCGGAAATCTGGCTCAACCCCATGGGCGCGGTCGCCTTTGCCGGCCCCGGCGGCAACAATCTCTATTATGCCGAATTTTTCGACAAGATCGGCGTCACCGCCAATGTCTACCGCGCCGGCACCTATAAGAGCGCGGTCGAACCCTATACCCGCAGCGATATGAGCCCCGAGGCCCGCGAAAACCGCCAGCAGCTGGCCGATACATTGCTCTCGATCTGGCGCGAGGATGTCGAGGCGGCCCGCCCCAAGGCGCAGCTCGACCTCGCGCTCAACCGCCCGCTCGACATGATTGCAGGCGGCGAAGGCGACCTGTCGCGCGCCGCCTTGAAGGCCGGGCTGGTCGACCAGCTCGCCAGCCGCGCCGATTATGAGGCGCGCCTTACCGAAATCGCCGGTGACGATGGCAATGGCGGCTTCAAGCACAGCCTGATCGAGGATTATGCCGCGCTCGAGATCGACGCGCCCACCGGCACCATCGGCGTCGTCACCGTGGCCGGCACTATCGTCGACGGCACGGCTGGCCCCGGCACCGCTGCGGGCAGCAGCCTTGCCGAAGCGATCGAGCAGGCCGCCGCCAATAACGAGCTCGACGCCCTTATCGTGCGCATCGACAGCCCGGGCGGCTCCGCCCTCGCTTCCGAACGCATCCGCCAGGCCATCCTCAAGGTGAAGGCCGAAGGCGTGCCCGTGGTCGCCAGCTTCGCCAATGTCGCGGCCTCGGGCGGCTATTGGGTCGCCACCGCAGCCGACAGGATCGTCGCCGAACCCGACACCATCACCGGCTCGATCGGCGTCTTCGCTTTCTTCCCCAGCTTCGAAGGCACGCTCGACCAGTTGGGCATTGGCGCGGACGGGGTCACCACCACCCCGCTGTCTGGCGAACCCGACATTTTGGGCGGCGTTTCGGAAACCGCCGATGCCTTCCTGCAGGCGGGCGTTCTGGACACCTACCAGCGCTTCCTCACCATCAGCGCTGAAGCACGCGGCAAAACGGTCGAGGAGATCGACGCCATTGGCGGCGGGCGCGTCTGGGATGGCGGCGCAGCGCGGCAGGTCGGCCTGGTCGACCGTTTCGGCGGCATGGACGAGGCAATCGAACTGGCCCGCGAGCTGGCCGAAAATGAGGACGCCGACATCTTCTATATCGAGCGGGAAAGCCCCTGGGGCGACAGCCTGCTCGGCCTGTTCGCCAGCGATGCGCGCAGCGACGCGCCGGTCGATATCTACACCCACCTCGCCCGCACCCCGCAATCTTTGGTCGAACAGGCGATCGTGGATGTGGAAGAAATGATGGCCGGGCCCACGATCCAGGCACGCTGCCTGGAATGCGGGCCCAGCGTCACTGTGCCCAAGCGGGAGAGCAAAAGCTGGTGGGCGCGGCTCCTACGCCTCTGA
- a CDS encoding DUF885 domain-containing protein encodes MIRYAAILLASAAVPLGAPAFATSHVAAEDDAARLNIWFDEKFEEWLTFSPLTQTALGRKTDYDKIDDYSVAGADAEVNWWRDAAAEMRANFEYDSLPADAQLSWHMFLFRVAEAEAAARYRSQEYVLEQTTAMHAEIPSIVISQHAVDTESDMVAFIARIGGIGTAMSQLLERAHANAVAGSRPPVFAYDGVIEESRKLISGAPFDDGPLNALWEASEGHLAKLVADGAISRHRAAQLREDARWALTKEMAPQYERLIAWFTADRPNAPTYTPGAYDLKDGEAYYAHRLKAMTTTDLSADDIHNIGLSEVARIRGEMEAIRQAVGFDGSLADFFTFMREDDRFFFSDDDAGADQYIAAAEAHLAAINQKLPQYFGRLPKADLVVKRVEPFREQDGAAQHYRQGTPDGSRPGIYYAHLSDMRAMPIPPLEVIAYHEGNPGHHMQVSIGQELEGVPKFRSQGEYIPAFGEGWALYSEKLAKEMGAYEDPYSDFGRLTTEIWRAIRLVVDTGIHSKDWSEQQAVDYFLANSPMPETTVRSEVRRYIVWPGQATAYKIGMIRIQELRARAEQELGEEFDIRGFHDAVLGGGDVPLSILEKQVDMWIASVKAGS; translated from the coding sequence ATGATCCGCTATGCCGCCATCCTGCTCGCCTCGGCCGCCGTGCCGCTGGGCGCGCCTGCTTTTGCCACCAGCCATGTCGCTGCCGAGGACGATGCCGCCAGGCTCAACATCTGGTTTGACGAGAAGTTCGAGGAATGGCTGACCTTCAGCCCGCTCACCCAGACCGCGCTGGGTCGCAAGACCGACTATGACAAGATCGACGATTACAGTGTCGCGGGCGCCGATGCCGAGGTCAACTGGTGGCGCGATGCCGCGGCCGAAATGCGCGCCAATTTCGAATATGACAGCCTCCCTGCGGATGCCCAGCTGAGCTGGCACATGTTTCTGTTCCGCGTTGCAGAAGCGGAAGCTGCTGCACGCTATCGCAGCCAGGAATATGTGCTTGAACAGACAACCGCGATGCATGCGGAAATTCCGAGCATTGTCATCAGCCAGCATGCCGTCGACACTGAGAGCGACATGGTGGCCTTCATCGCGCGGATCGGCGGGATCGGCACGGCGATGAGCCAGCTGTTGGAGCGCGCTCATGCCAATGCCGTTGCCGGAAGCCGCCCGCCCGTCTTCGCCTATGACGGGGTGATCGAGGAATCGCGCAAGCTCATCAGCGGGGCCCCCTTCGATGACGGGCCGCTCAATGCGCTATGGGAAGCGAGCGAAGGACATCTCGCCAAGCTGGTCGCAGATGGAGCCATCAGCAGACACAGGGCGGCGCAGCTGCGGGAGGATGCGCGCTGGGCGCTGACCAAGGAAATGGCCCCGCAATATGAGCGTCTGATCGCCTGGTTCACAGCCGACCGGCCCAATGCGCCGACCTACACGCCCGGCGCCTACGATCTCAAGGATGGCGAGGCCTATTATGCGCATCGGTTGAAGGCGATGACGACGACCGATCTCAGCGCTGATGACATCCACAATATCGGCCTGTCCGAAGTCGCGCGCATTCGCGGCGAAATGGAAGCGATCAGGCAAGCGGTCGGATTTGATGGCAGCCTCGCCGACTTTTTCACCTTCATGCGCGAGGATGACCGCTTCTTCTTTTCCGACGATGATGCAGGCGCTGATCAATATATTGCGGCGGCCGAAGCGCATCTTGCCGCGATCAACCAGAAGCTGCCCCAATATTTCGGCAGGCTGCCCAAGGCGGATCTGGTGGTCAAACGAGTCGAGCCATTTCGCGAACAGGATGGCGCCGCCCAGCACTATCGGCAGGGCACGCCGGACGGATCGCGTCCCGGCATCTACTATGCGCATCTTTCCGACATGCGCGCCATGCCGATCCCGCCCTTGGAAGTGATTGCTTATCATGAAGGCAATCCCGGACATCATATGCAAGTGTCGATCGGGCAGGAGCTGGAAGGCGTTCCCAAATTCCGGTCACAAGGCGAATATATTCCCGCCTTTGGCGAAGGGTGGGCGCTCTATTCTGAGAAGCTTGCCAAGGAGATGGGGGCTTATGAGGATCCCTATTCGGACTTCGGGCGACTGACGACCGAGATCTGGCGTGCGATCCGGCTAGTCGTCGATACCGGCATTCATTCCAAGGATTGGAGCGAGCAGCAGGCCGTCGACTATTTCCTCGCCAATTCCCCGATGCCCGAAACCACGGTGCGCAGTGAAGTCCGGCGCTACATCGTCTGGCCGGGGCAGGCGACAGCCTACAAGATTGGCATGATCAGGATTCAGGAATTGCGCGCCCGGGCCGAGCAGGAATTGGGCGAGGAGTTCGACATTCGCGGTTTCCATGATGCGGTCTTGGGGGGCGGCGATGTTCCGCTGTCGATACTGGAGAAACAGGTCGACATGTGGATCGCGTCGGTGAAGGCCGGTAGCTGA
- a CDS encoding homocysteine S-methyltransferase family protein: MSPSTSSGQAAAQRFRDEAARRILVKDGAYGTQLQALGLGEAQFRGRLALEDDQRGNNDLLNLTAPDAVEGICRAFAQAGADVLATNTFNANAISQADYGAQHLVRDINVAAAQLTRSVADAFASEDRPVFVCGAVGPTNKTLSLSPDVSDPGFREVDYDQMVAVYAEQVGALVEGGVDFILIETIFDTLNAKAAISAVHEVEARLGRHIPIMLSMTLTDLSGRNLSGHNVEAFWATIAHADPLTVGLNCSFGAEALRPHLKALSQRAPGLIMAYANAGLPNDLGEYDETAGETAVQVSDWIAEGLVNVVGGCCGTTPDHIAAIARVAEGAPPRPLKAGDHALWLAGIEPLRIAS, from the coding sequence ATGAGCCCTTCGACAAGCTCAGGACAGGCGGCCGCGCAGCGTTTTCGTGACGAGGCCGCCAGGCGAATCCTGGTGAAGGACGGCGCTTATGGCACACAGCTGCAGGCTCTGGGGCTGGGCGAGGCGCAGTTTCGCGGGCGCCTGGCGCTTGAGGACGACCAGCGCGGCAATAATGACCTGCTAAACCTGACGGCCCCCGATGCCGTCGAAGGGATCTGCCGCGCCTTTGCGCAAGCGGGCGCCGATGTGCTGGCGACCAATACGTTCAATGCCAATGCCATCAGCCAGGCCGATTATGGCGCCCAGCATCTGGTGCGCGACATCAATGTGGCGGCGGCGCAGCTCACCCGCAGCGTGGCGGACGCCTTTGCCAGTGAGGATCGGCCGGTGTTTGTGTGCGGCGCGGTGGGGCCGACCAACAAGACCCTGTCGCTCTCGCCCGACGTTTCCGACCCTGGGTTTCGCGAAGTCGATTATGACCAGATGGTCGCTGTCTATGCCGAGCAGGTGGGCGCGCTGGTCGAGGGCGGGGTGGATTTCATCCTGATCGAGACGATCTTCGATACGCTCAACGCCAAGGCGGCGATCAGCGCGGTTCATGAGGTGGAAGCGCGGCTGGGGCGCCACATTCCGATCATGCTGTCGATGACGCTAACCGACCTGTCGGGGCGCAACCTGTCGGGGCATAATGTCGAGGCATTCTGGGCGACCATTGCCCATGCCGATCCGCTGACCGTTGGCCTCAACTGCAGCTTTGGCGCGGAGGCGCTGCGCCCGCACCTCAAGGCGCTGAGCCAACGCGCCCCGGGCTTGATCATGGCATATGCCAATGCCGGGCTGCCCAACGATCTGGGCGAATATGACGAGACGGCGGGCGAGACGGCGGTGCAGGTATCGGACTGGATCGCCGAAGGGCTGGTCAATGTGGTGGGCGGTTGCTGCGGCACTACGCCCGACCATATCGCCGCCATCGCCCGCGTCGCCGAGGGAGCGCCGCCGCGTCCGCTCAAGGCCGGCGATCACGCCTTGTGGCTGGCCGGGATCGAGCCCTTGCGGATCGCGTCATGA
- a CDS encoding MATE family efflux transporter, with protein MTQGKGIEGSGKREIRATLALAWPLILSNLTMSAINATDVWLMGQIGSTEVAGAALAVNLFFAMTLIGLGLITASSPMMATALGRKLRSVTDVRRSFRQSVWLIFTIVLPIWLVAWNAEAIIIALGQQPRLAAIAQQFLNGYMWSVLPFFLFNAMRNFVSALERPGWVLVMSLLGVLLNGVLGYGLIFGAFGLPELGVFGGGLAGSIVWSLLTLLLGIVILRDRQFRRFSLFGRFWVADWPRYREMWRLGLPIGLAMGFEGGVFSAAAYLMGLVGEDALAAHSVALQVAALSFMVPWGLSQASTVRVGLMLGRGDKAGISRAGWTGWLMAVGFMSVMAVVIWTFPRELITIFLEDTPANATVITLGVSYLGIAAIFQLVDGAQVAGAGVLRGLHDTKVPMIFTFVGYWLIGIGVGAWLAFEKGWDGVGLWTGLAVGLAIVAVLMLSRWMMRERLGLTSDEPSKKIAA; from the coding sequence ATGACACAGGGCAAGGGGATCGAAGGGAGCGGAAAGCGCGAAATTCGCGCGACGCTTGCGCTTGCCTGGCCGCTGATCCTGTCCAACCTCACGATGTCCGCGATTAATGCGACCGATGTGTGGCTTATGGGCCAGATCGGCTCCACCGAAGTAGCGGGCGCGGCCTTGGCCGTGAACCTGTTCTTCGCGATGACGCTGATCGGGCTGGGACTGATCACCGCCTCATCGCCGATGATGGCCACGGCTCTGGGCCGCAAGCTGCGCAGCGTCACCGATGTGCGCCGCAGCTTTCGCCAGTCGGTCTGGCTGATCTTCACCATCGTGCTGCCGATCTGGCTGGTGGCGTGGAATGCCGAGGCCATCATCATCGCGCTGGGCCAGCAGCCGCGTCTTGCCGCCATCGCGCAGCAATTTCTCAACGGCTATATGTGGTCTGTCCTGCCTTTCTTCCTGTTCAACGCCATGCGCAATTTCGTATCCGCGCTGGAGCGTCCGGGCTGGGTGTTGGTGATGAGCCTGCTAGGTGTGTTGCTCAACGGCGTACTGGGTTATGGCCTGATCTTCGGCGCGTTTGGCCTGCCGGAACTGGGGGTTTTCGGCGGCGGGCTTGCGGGCAGCATCGTGTGGAGCCTGCTGACGCTCTTGCTGGGAATCGTGATCCTGCGGGACCGGCAATTTCGCCGCTTCAGCCTGTTCGGTCGCTTCTGGGTCGCCGACTGGCCGCGCTATCGCGAAATGTGGCGGCTGGGCCTGCCCATCGGCCTTGCCATGGGGTTTGAAGGCGGGGTATTTTCGGCGGCGGCCTATCTGATGGGACTGGTGGGCGAGGATGCCCTGGCGGCGCATAGCGTGGCGCTGCAGGTGGCGGCCCTGTCCTTCATGGTGCCATGGGGGCTATCACAGGCCTCGACCGTGCGCGTCGGGCTGATGCTGGGGCGCGGCGACAAGGCTGGTATCAGCCGGGCCGGGTGGACAGGCTGGCTGATGGCCGTCGGCTTCATGTCCGTCATGGCGGTGGTGATCTGGACCTTCCCGCGCGAACTGATCACCATCTTCCTGGAAGACACGCCTGCCAATGCAACTGTCATCACGCTTGGCGTTTCCTATCTGGGCATCGCCGCCATCTTCCAGCTGGTCGATGGCGCGCAGGTGGCGGGCGCGGGGGTGCTGCGCGGACTGCACGATACCAAGGTGCCGATGATCTTCACATTTGTCGGCTATTGGCTGATCGGCATCGGTGTGGGTGCCTGGCTGGCGTTTGAGAAGGGCTGGGACGGGGTTGGACTGTGGACGGGCCTTGCCGTTGGCCTGGCCATCGTGGCGGTGTTGATGCTCAGCCGCTGGATGATGCGCGAGCGACTGGGCCTGACGTCGGACGAGCCGAGCAAAAAAATCGCGGCCTGA
- a CDS encoding PspA/IM30 family protein, with translation MGRMNLFDTFIMLGMIGGAACLMWLGYWQLVAKARRRLMPMIARECWTDAEYAEYAARLDAKTLAPSGDLAWQAHCELQRLTDGAARLATNLNGWRAQARQMDDDLERKQEQAALALAEQKQDQARALIGERRLLQERRDRLAEDIDRSETTLAGYQREITALEGRLGDDFRQAALADARIAGARDTIRARQLMHGTLAEAAMARREQRERAAGLAEAEVEALDMTERSALERDLERLEVDAELGALRARRRD, from the coding sequence TTGGGCAGGATGAACCTGTTCGACACCTTCATTATGCTGGGCATGATTGGCGGCGCGGCTTGCCTGATGTGGTTGGGCTATTGGCAGTTGGTGGCAAAGGCGCGTCGCCGGCTGATGCCCATGATCGCGCGCGAATGCTGGACCGATGCGGAATATGCCGAATATGCTGCCAGGCTTGATGCGAAGACGCTAGCGCCCTCGGGGGATTTGGCGTGGCAGGCGCATTGCGAATTGCAGCGCCTGACCGATGGCGCGGCGCGGCTGGCGACCAACCTCAATGGCTGGCGTGCGCAGGCCCGCCAGATGGACGACGATCTCGAGCGCAAGCAAGAGCAGGCCGCACTAGCGCTGGCCGAACAGAAACAGGACCAGGCGCGGGCGCTGATTGGCGAGCGACGATTGCTGCAGGAACGGCGCGACCGTCTTGCCGAGGACATTGACCGAAGCGAAACCACGCTAGCCGGCTACCAGCGCGAAATTACGGCATTGGAAGGAAGGCTAGGGGACGATTTCCGTCAAGCGGCGCTTGCCGATGCGCGGATCGCAGGCGCGCGCGATACGATCCGCGCGCGTCAACTGATGCACGGTACGCTGGCCGAGGCTGCGATGGCGCGGCGCGAGCAGCGCGAACGGGCTGCCGGGCTGGCGGAGGCGGAAGTGGAAGCGCTGGACATGACCGAGCGGTCGGCCCTGGAACGCGATCTCGAGCGGCTGGAGGTCGACGCTGAACTCGGTGCCTTGAGGGCGCGCCGGCGCGACTGA
- a CDS encoding ArsR/SmtB family transcription factor codes for MALARSIELSVGELANVLGQSQPRVSRHLRILDEAGLIRRRREGAWVFIELDESPMAGQLGAIFDGAANDEDQRRFDEDSQRLSAVRAERAANAARWFEEQAEDWDRLRSLHIEEGAVEEAIARLLARGRLGQLVDIGTGTGRMVELFAPLAEEVVGIDRSPEMLRLARVKLDDAGLANVSLRQGDMTALPLADGVADSVILHLVLHYAETPAQAIGEAARILAPGGQLVIADFAPHEHEELRKEFRHRRLGFSDEAMAGWFEHAGLEGDEPIKLEGGELTVSLWRASCPRQSRSEEEAA; via the coding sequence ATGGCGCTTGCTCGCTCAATCGAACTGTCGGTCGGTGAATTGGCCAATGTGCTGGGGCAAAGCCAGCCACGCGTTTCGCGCCATTTGCGCATCCTGGACGAGGCCGGACTGATCCGGCGTCGGCGCGAAGGCGCCTGGGTATTCATCGAACTGGACGAATCACCCATGGCGGGGCAGCTGGGAGCCATTTTCGACGGCGCCGCCAATGATGAAGACCAGCGTCGATTCGATGAGGATTCGCAGCGTTTGTCGGCGGTGCGGGCCGAGCGGGCCGCCAATGCCGCGCGCTGGTTTGAGGAGCAGGCGGAAGATTGGGACCGGCTGCGCTCGCTCCATATCGAGGAAGGGGCGGTCGAAGAAGCGATTGCGCGCCTGCTCGCGCGTGGGCGACTGGGACAATTGGTCGATATCGGCACCGGCACCGGGCGCATGGTCGAACTGTTCGCGCCGCTGGCTGAAGAAGTGGTGGGCATCGACCGCAGCCCGGAAATGCTGCGGCTGGCGCGCGTGAAGCTGGACGATGCCGGGCTTGCCAATGTGAGCCTGCGCCAGGGCGACATGACCGCTCTGCCATTGGCCGACGGCGTTGCGGATAGCGTGATCCTGCACCTGGTGCTGCATTATGCCGAAACGCCCGCGCAGGCGATCGGCGAGGCGGCGCGCATCCTGGCGCCCGGCGGGCAGCTGGTCATCGCCGATTTCGCGCCGCACGAACATGAAGAATTGCGCAAGGAATTCCGCCATCGTCGCCTGGGCTTTTCCGATGAAGCCATGGCCGGCTGGTTCGAGCATGCCGGATTGGAGGGCGATGAACCCATCAAGCTGGAGGGTGGTGAGCTGACGGTCAGCCTGTGGCGCGCTTCCTGCCCCAGGCAATCACGTTCCGAAGAGGAAGCGGCATGA
- the groES gene encoding co-chaperone GroES has protein sequence MGFKPLHDRVLVRRVEAEEKTAGGIIIPDSAKEKPQEGEVVAVGSGARAENGTITPLDVKAGDKILFGKWSGTEIKLDGEDLIIMKESDILGIMA, from the coding sequence ATGGGTTTCAAACCGCTTCACGACCGTGTCCTCGTCCGCCGTGTCGAGGCTGAAGAAAAAACTGCTGGCGGGATCATCATCCCCGACAGCGCCAAGGAAAAGCCGCAGGAAGGCGAAGTCGTCGCCGTCGGTTCGGGCGCGCGTGCCGAAAATGGCACCATCACCCCGCTCGACGTCAAGGCTGGCGACAAGATCCTGTTCGGCAAGTGGTCGGGCACCGAAATCAAGCTCGACGGCGAAGACCTGATCATCATGAAGGAAAGCGACATCCTCGGCATCATGGCCTGA
- the groL gene encoding chaperonin GroEL (60 kDa chaperone family; promotes refolding of misfolded polypeptides especially under stressful conditions; forms two stacked rings of heptamers to form a barrel-shaped 14mer; ends can be capped by GroES; misfolded proteins enter the barrel where they are refolded when GroES binds) yields the protein MAAKDVKFGRDARERILKGVDILADAVKVTLGPKGRNVVIDKSFGAPRITKDGVSVAKEIELKDKFENMGAQMLREVASKTNDIAGDGTTTATVLAQSIVREGMKSVAAGMNPMDLKRGIDLAVTKVVEDLKGRSKPVADSNEIAQVGIISANGDREVGEKIAEAMEKVGKEGVITVEEAKGLEFELDVVEGMQFDRGYLSPYFITDPEKMQVELNDPYILIHEKKLSNLQAMLPVLEATVQAGRPLLIIAEDIEGEALATLVVNKLRGGLKVAAVKAPGFGDRRKAMLEDIAILTGGEMISEDLGIKLENVTLNMLGTAKKVTIDKDNTTIVDGSGDKGNIEGRTAAIRQQIENTSSDYDREKLQERLAKLAGGVAVIKVGGATEVEVKERKDRVDDALHATRAAVEEGIVPGGGTALLYATNALDGLKGDNDDQTRGIDIVRKSLQAPLRQIAQNAGFDGAVVAGNLLREGDVSQGFNAATDVYENLVAAGVVDPTKVVRTALQDAASVAGLLITTEATVSELPDDNKSAGGGMPDMGGMGGMGGF from the coding sequence ATGGCTGCCAAAGACGTAAAATTCGGGCGCGACGCGCGCGAACGCATTCTCAAGGGTGTCGACATCCTCGCCGACGCCGTGAAGGTCACGCTGGGCCCCAAGGGCCGCAACGTCGTGATCGACAAGAGCTTCGGTGCACCCCGCATCACCAAGGATGGTGTGTCGGTCGCCAAGGAAATCGAACTGAAGGACAAGTTCGAAAATATGGGCGCGCAGATGCTGCGCGAAGTCGCCTCCAAGACCAATGACATTGCGGGCGATGGCACCACCACCGCCACCGTGCTGGCCCAGTCGATCGTGCGCGAAGGCATGAAGTCGGTCGCCGCCGGCATGAACCCGATGGACCTCAAGCGCGGCATCGATCTGGCCGTCACCAAGGTTGTCGAAGATCTGAAGGGCCGTTCCAAGCCCGTCGCCGACAGCAACGAGATTGCCCAGGTCGGCATCATCTCGGCCAATGGCGACCGTGAAGTCGGCGAGAAGATCGCCGAAGCCATGGAAAAGGTCGGCAAGGAAGGCGTCATCACCGTTGAGGAAGCCAAGGGCCTCGAATTCGAGCTCGACGTCGTCGAAGGCATGCAGTTCGACCGCGGCTACCTGTCGCCTTACTTCATCACCGATCCGGAAAAGATGCAGGTCGAACTGAACGATCCCTACATCCTGATCCACGAAAAGAAGCTGTCGAACCTTCAGGCCATGCTGCCGGTGCTCGAAGCGACGGTCCAGGCGGGTCGCCCGCTTTTGATCATCGCCGAGGATATCGAAGGCGAAGCGCTGGCGACCCTCGTCGTCAACAAACTGCGCGGCGGCCTCAAGGTTGCTGCTGTCAAGGCGCCGGGCTTTGGTGATCGTCGCAAGGCGATGCTCGAAGATATCGCCATCCTGACGGGCGGCGAAATGATCAGCGAAGATCTCGGCATTAAGCTTGAGAATGTCACGCTGAACATGCTCGGCACCGCCAAGAAGGTGACGATCGACAAGGACAACACCACCATCGTCGATGGTTCGGGCGACAAGGGCAATATCGAAGGCCGTACCGCCGCGATCCGTCAGCAGATCGAGAATACCAGCAGCGACTATGATCGTGAGAAGCTCCAGGAGCGTCTTGCCAAGCTTGCTGGCGGTGTTGCCGTGATCAAGGTCGGCGGTGCCACCGAGGTCGAGGTGAAGGAACGCAAGGACCGTGTCGATGACGCGCTCCACGCCACCCGCGCCGCGGTCGAGGAAGGCATCGTTCCGGGCGGCGGTACTGCGCTGCTTTACGCCACCAATGCGCTCGACGGCCTCAAGGGTGACAATGACGACCAGACGCGCGGGATCGATATCGTGCGCAAGTCGCTCCAGGCCCCGCTGCGCCAGATCGCGCAGAATGCGGGCTTTGACGGCGCCGTCGTTGCCGGCAATCTGCTGCGCGAAGGCGATGTCAGCCAGGGCTTCAACGCCGCGACCGACGTCTACGAAAATCTCGTCGCCGCCGGCGTGGTCGATCCGACCAAGGTGGTGCGCACTGCGCTGCAGGACGCGGCCTCGGTCGCCGGCCTGCTGATCACCACCGAAGCCACCGTGTCCGAACTGCCTGACGACAATAAGTCGGCTGGCGGCGGCATGCCCGACATGGGCGGCATGGGCGGCATGGGCGGCTTCTAA
- the metF gene encoding methylenetetrahydrofolate reductase [NAD(P)H], producing the protein MTAYQPAPETLFAKPCGDCEVSFEFFPPASEAMQAKLWSSIERLAPLGPRFVSVTYGAGGTTRERTHATVRRILEETELTPAAHLTCVDASRAEVDAIARDYWEMGVRHIVALRGDPPDGQFVPHADGYGSAAELVAGLKQVADFDISVAAYPELHPEAQSPETELDYLLRKIDAGASRAITQFFFSPDCFFRLRDAIADRGREVELVPGILPVTNVERTRSFAAKCGSSIPDWIDERFDGMDDDPHARELVASAIATELCGQLYAGGVRQFHFYTLNRASLSKAICRMLGIKG; encoded by the coding sequence ATGACGGCCTACCAGCCTGCTCCTGAAACCTTGTTTGCCAAGCCTTGCGGTGATTGCGAGGTCAGTTTCGAATTTTTCCCCCCGGCCAGCGAAGCGATGCAGGCCAAATTGTGGAGCTCGATCGAGCGGCTGGCGCCGCTGGGTCCGCGTTTCGTTTCGGTCACCTACGGCGCCGGAGGCACGACGCGCGAGCGGACCCACGCGACCGTAAGACGCATCCTTGAGGAGACCGAGCTGACGCCGGCAGCGCATCTCACCTGTGTCGATGCCAGCCGCGCGGAGGTTGATGCCATTGCGCGCGACTATTGGGAAATGGGCGTGCGGCACATTGTGGCGCTGCGCGGTGATCCGCCTGACGGTCAATTTGTGCCGCATGCCGATGGTTATGGCAGTGCCGCCGAACTGGTGGCGGGTCTCAAGCAGGTCGCCGATTTCGATATCAGCGTGGCGGCCTATCCCGAATTGCATCCAGAAGCGCAAAGCCCGGAGACGGAGCTGGACTATCTGCTGCGCAAGATCGACGCCGGGGCGAGCCGGGCGATTACCCAATTCTTTTTCTCGCCTGACTGTTTCTTCCGCCTGCGCGATGCGATCGCCGATAGGGGGCGCGAGGTCGAACTGGTGCCGGGCATCCTGCCGGTCACCAATGTCGAGCGCACGCGCAGCTTTGCCGCCAAATGCGGCAGCTCCATTCCCGACTGGATCGACGAGCGGTTCGACGGGATGGACGATGATCCCCATGCCCGCGAGCTGGTCGCGTCCGCCATCGCGACCGAATTGTGCGGGCAGCTTTATGCCGGCGGGGTGCGGCAATTCCATTTCTACACGCTCAATCGCGCCAGCCTGTCCAAGGCCATCTGTCGCATGCTGGGGATCAAGGGATGA